The Bacteriovorax sp. PP10 nucleotide sequence TTGGCTTTTGTACGTTTCTGGTATTTTGGGTTATCGTAAACACTTTTATCTGGACAGTGAAACCAGCTGATCCATATCCATTTATTTTCTTAAATTTAATACTTTCATGTATTGCCGCTCTACAGGCGCCGATTATAATGATGAGCCAGAATCGTCAGGAAGAAAAAGACAGGAGAAGAGCGCGCTCAGATTTTATGATTAACCTAAAAGCTGAAATGGAAATTAGAAATCTTCACGATAAACTCGATGCCTTTCAAAAAACTCACGAAGAGCTGATTAGAAGGCTTACGGAAAATAAAAATATTTAACTTAGTGCCTGTGCTGCAAGTTCAAATGATCTTAAACGATCTTTGTGATCGTAAAGATCAGATGCAATGATCAACTCGTCTGCACCTGTGGCCTCTGCCAGGGCATAAAGCTGAGCTTTAATTTTTTCAGGACCTCCGCGCACAGAAGTTTGAAGTTTCGCTCTCACATACTGCTCTTCATTGGCATTCCAAAGCCCACTCATATCTTTTACAGGTGGCCTCATCTTAAGCGACTGGCCTTTAATCAGTGCTAAAAATCTTTGATACACACTGGTTGATAAAAATTCTGCCTCTTCATCAGTTGGAGCACCAACCACCTGAACACCAATCATGATGTAAGGCGCTTTTAAGTGCACTGAAGGCGTAAAAAACTGGCGGTAGACATGAACTGCTTCCATCATAAGTTCAGGCGCAAAGTGGCCGGCAAATGAATAGGGAAGACCAAGACGACCGGCAAGTTCAGCGCTGTATAAACTTGAACCTAAAAGCCACACTGGAATTTTTGCTCCCATTCCTGGATTTGCAATCACTCGCGCTCCTTCTTGATTGCTAGAAAAATATTGGAAGAGCTCCTGAACTTGTTCCGCAAAATTTTGTCCAGCTAAATCTCTTCTCATCGCTCTCATCGTCGCCTGGTCACTTCCAGGAGCTCGTCCTAATCCTAAATCAA carries:
- a CDS encoding LLM class flavin-dependent oxidoreductase; protein product: MNTPNKKIKYSVLDLAPIAVNHTAADAFRNSVDLAQHAEKWGYNRIWFAEHHNMDGIASSATSVLIGHIAGKTNTIRVGSGGIMLPNHASLVIAEQFGTLECLYPGRIDLGLGRAPGSDQATMRAMRRDLAGQNFAEQVQELFQYFSSNQEGARVIANPGMGAKIPVWLLGSSLYSAELAGRLGLPYSFAGHFAPELMMEAVHVYRQFFTPSVHLKAPYIMIGVQVVGAPTDEEAEFLSTSVYQRFLALIKGQSLKMRPPVKDMSGLWNANEEQYVRAKLQTSVRGGPEKIKAQLYALAEATGADELIIASDLYDHKDRLRSFELAAQALS
- a CDS encoding DUF1003 domain-containing protein, translating into MEEKIEIKDLLSEEENQIKSMEDLVNQALEDEKFLSTKLHEVENDDEATFGQKVSDKVADFGGSWTFIIGFCTFLVFWVIVNTFIWTVKPADPYPFIFLNLILSCIAALQAPIIMMSQNRQEEKDRRRARSDFMINLKAEMEIRNLHDKLDAFQKTHEELIRRLTENKNI